Proteins encoded in a region of the Kryptolebias marmoratus isolate JLee-2015 linkage group LG14, ASM164957v2, whole genome shotgun sequence genome:
- the tmem38b gene encoding trimeric intracellular cation channel type B produces the protein MDLFGMLDELSHGLANLSMFPYFEMAHYVVSVMALREQPGALEVSRVSPLACWFSSMLYCFGGAVLSGIMLAEPPVAPLSNSTGVLLASIVWYLVFYCPMDAVYSCAALQPLRLVLSGMKEVTRTWKVLGGVTQAHSKYKDSLLVMIAIGWARGAGGGLISNFEQLVRGVWKPETNELLKMSYPTKITLMGAVLFALQQTHYLPLQKHHLMLIYTIFIVVNKSRMMLTGSSSSPFASVESALYRTLFSGHSPYAALTGDLKKPRCDNGTTKESSENGSTSPVTGQGSSLKAKDGSENSENTKKIN, from the exons ATGGATTTGTTCGGGATGTTGGACGAGCTGTCCCACGGGCTGGCGAACCTGTCCATGTTTCCTTACTTTGAGATGGCGCACTATGTCGTGTCGGTGATGGCTCTGAGGGAGCAGCCAG GAGCCCTCGAGGTGTCCAGGGTCAGCCCCTTGGCCTGCTGGTTCAGCTCCATGCTCTACTGTTTTGGGGGGGCTGTGCTGTCGGGGATCATGCTGGCCGAGCCACCAGTAGCACCTTTGTCCAACAGCACGGGTGTTCTGCTTGCTTCAATCGTCTG GTACCTCGTCTTTTACTGCCCCATGGACGCGGTGTACTCCTGTGCCGCCCTGCAGCCCCTCAGGTTGGTGCTGTCAGGCATGAAGGAGGTGACCAGGACGTGGAAGGTCCTCGGAGGCGTCACGCAGGCCCACAGCAAATACAAAGACAGCCTGCTGGTTATGATCGCCATCGGGTGGGCGAGAG GTGCCGGAGGTGGTCTCATAAGTAATTTTGAGCAGCTTGTTCGAGGTGTGTGGAAGCCAGAAACAAATGAGCTCCTCAAAATGTCTTA CCCCACAAAGATCACCCTGATGGGAGCGGTGCTCTTTGCTCTGCAGCAGACCCACTACCTGCCTCTGCAGAAGCACCACCTGATGCTCATCTACACCATTTTCATCGTTGTCAACAAG TCCCGGATGATGCTGAcgggctcctcctcctcacccttcGCCTCCGTCGAGTCGGCCCTGTACAGGACCCTGTTTTCCGGTCACTCCCCGTACGCGGCGCTCACAGGCGACTTAAAGAAGCCACGCTGCGATAACGGCACAACCAAAGAGTCCAGCGAGAACGGCTCTACCTCTCCTGTCACGGGACAGGGCAGCTCGCTGAAAGCCAAAGACGGGTCGGAGAACTCGGAGAACACCAAGAAGATCAACTAG